A genomic stretch from Streptomyces venezuelae ATCC 10712 includes:
- a CDS encoding ATP-binding protein, with translation MSLPLTRRIARAALLIAAGAAPVVGAAGSASALDHNIAPTGSLGGLTALDAAGAGTAVDSASQTATGVVGATGSQAVGTAVPAAGKSVGAAGRTATPAVQKVAGDTAGSAGEVVGKTAGAAAESTEGPTGGALGGGVGNLPTGQTLGGLPLGG, from the coding sequence ATGTCCCTCCCCCTGACCCGTCGGATCGCCCGCGCCGCCCTCCTCATCGCGGCCGGAGCAGCCCCCGTGGTCGGTGCGGCCGGCTCCGCGAGCGCCCTGGACCACAACATCGCGCCGACCGGCTCCCTCGGCGGCCTCACGGCCCTGGACGCCGCCGGCGCGGGCACCGCCGTCGACAGCGCCTCGCAGACCGCCACCGGCGTCGTCGGCGCCACCGGCAGCCAGGCCGTCGGCACGGCCGTCCCCGCCGCCGGGAAGAGCGTCGGCGCGGCCGGCCGGACCGCCACCCCGGCCGTCCAGAAGGTCGCCGGTGACACCGCCGGCAGCGCGGGCGAGGTCGTCGGCAAGACGGCCGGCGCCGCCGCGGAGAGCACCGAGGGCCCGACCGGCGGCGCCCTGGGCGGCGGCGTGGGCAACCTGCCCACCGGCCAGACCCTCGGCGGCCTGCCCCTGGGCGGCTGA
- the dapE gene encoding succinyl-diaminopimelate desuccinylase codes for MADITPPDAPLDLSQDGAALTAALVDFPSVSGTEQPLADAIEQALRALPHLTVDRYGNNVVARTRLGRGERVVLAGHIDTVPIADNVPSRLDEDGILWGCGTSDMKSGVAVQLRIAATVPEPNRDLTFVFYDNEEVAADLNGLGKIAAAHPDWLEGDFAVLLEPSDAQVEGGCQGTLRVILHTAGERAHSARSWMGSNAIHTAAPILARLASYEPRKPVIDGLEYHEGLNAVAIQGGVATNVIPDACTVTVNYRYAPDRSPAEALEHVREVFADCDIAEFVVDDESPGALPGLSHPAAEAFMKAVGGSAQPKFGWTDVSRFSALGVPAVNYGPGDPIYAHKRDEHVPVDRIHHCEARLRDWLTA; via the coding sequence ATGGCTGACATCACCCCGCCCGACGCGCCCCTCGACCTGTCCCAGGACGGGGCCGCGCTCACCGCCGCCCTCGTCGACTTCCCGTCCGTCAGCGGGACCGAGCAGCCGCTCGCGGACGCCATCGAGCAGGCGCTGCGCGCACTGCCGCACCTCACCGTCGACCGCTACGGGAACAACGTCGTCGCCCGCACCCGGCTCGGCCGCGGCGAGCGGGTCGTCCTGGCGGGGCACATCGACACCGTGCCGATCGCCGACAACGTGCCCTCGCGGCTCGACGAGGACGGCATCCTGTGGGGCTGCGGCACCTCCGACATGAAGTCCGGGGTCGCCGTCCAGCTGCGGATCGCCGCCACCGTCCCCGAGCCCAACCGCGACCTCACCTTCGTCTTCTACGACAACGAGGAGGTCGCCGCCGACCTCAACGGCCTCGGGAAGATCGCCGCCGCGCACCCCGACTGGCTGGAGGGCGACTTCGCCGTCCTCCTGGAGCCCTCGGACGCCCAGGTCGAGGGCGGCTGCCAGGGCACGCTCCGGGTGATCCTGCACACCGCGGGGGAGCGGGCCCACTCCGCGCGCTCCTGGATGGGCTCCAACGCCATCCACACGGCCGCCCCGATCCTCGCCCGCCTCGCCTCGTACGAGCCGCGCAAGCCGGTCATCGACGGCCTGGAGTACCACGAGGGCCTGAACGCCGTCGCGATCCAGGGCGGCGTCGCCACCAACGTCATCCCCGACGCGTGCACGGTCACGGTCAACTACCGGTACGCCCCCGACCGCTCCCCGGCCGAGGCCCTGGAGCACGTCCGCGAGGTCTTCGCGGACTGCGACATCGCCGAGTTCGTCGTCGACGACGAGAGCCCCGGCGCGCTGCCCGGCCTCTCCCACCCGGCGGCCGAGGCCTTCATGAAGGCCGTCGGGGGCAGCGCCCAGCCCAAGTTCGGCTGGACCGACGTGTCCCGCTTCAGCGCCCTCGGCGTCCCGGCCGTCAACTACGGTCCCGGCGACCCCATCTACGCGCACAAGCGGGACGAGCACGTGCCCGTGGACCGCATCCACCACTGCGAGGCACGCCTCCGCGACTGGCTGACCGCCTGA
- a CDS encoding TIGR00730 family Rossman fold protein encodes MGIPEGETKPEEQRLGPVLRRRDQVQPGTTDQRLLDTEGDSEWVHTDPWRVMRIQSEFVEGFGALAELPSAISVFGSARTKPDSPEYEAGVRIGRALVEAGFAVITGGGPGAMEAANKGAREAKGVSVGLGIELPFEQGLNPHVDIGVNFRYFFVRKTMFVKYAQGFVVLPGGLGTLDELFEALTLVQTRKVTRFPIVLFGTQYWKGLVDWLRDSVVAGGKASERDLLLFHVTDDVDEAVALVTKETGK; translated from the coding sequence ATGGGTATCCCTGAAGGGGAGACGAAGCCCGAGGAACAGCGACTCGGACCGGTGCTCAGGCGGCGGGACCAGGTCCAGCCGGGCACGACGGACCAGCGGCTGCTCGACACCGAGGGCGACTCGGAATGGGTGCACACCGACCCCTGGCGGGTCATGCGCATCCAGTCCGAGTTCGTCGAGGGCTTCGGCGCCCTCGCCGAACTGCCGAGCGCGATCAGCGTCTTCGGCTCGGCCCGCACGAAGCCGGACTCGCCGGAGTACGAGGCGGGCGTACGGATCGGCCGGGCGCTCGTCGAGGCGGGCTTCGCGGTCATCACGGGCGGCGGCCCCGGCGCCATGGAGGCGGCCAACAAGGGGGCCCGCGAGGCCAAGGGCGTGTCGGTGGGCCTCGGCATCGAGCTCCCCTTCGAGCAGGGGCTCAACCCGCACGTCGACATCGGTGTGAACTTCCGCTACTTCTTCGTCCGCAAGACGATGTTCGTGAAGTACGCCCAGGGCTTCGTCGTCCTGCCCGGCGGACTCGGCACCCTCGACGAGCTCTTCGAGGCGCTGACCCTGGTCCAGACCCGCAAGGTCACCCGCTTCCCGATCGTCCTGTTCGGCACGCAGTACTGGAAGGGCCTGGTCGACTGGCTCCGCGACTCGGTCGTCGCGGGCGGCAAGGCCTCGGAGCGCGACCTGCTGCTCTTCCACGTCACGGACGACGTGGACGAGGCGGTGGCGCTCGTCACGAAGGAGACGGGCAAGTAG
- the folP gene encoding dihydropteroate synthase, with protein sequence MLRLGRREFGPHEPVIMAIVNRTPDSFYDQGATFRDEPALARVEQAVAEGAAIIDIGGVKAGPGEEVTAEEEARRTVGFVAEVRRRHPDVVISVDTWRADVGEAVCEAGADVLNDAWGGVDPGLAEVAAKYGAGLVCTHAGGAEPRTRPHRVEYEDVMADILRVTVGLAERAASLGVRRDAIMIDPGHDFGKNTRHSLEATRRLGEMTETGWPVLVSLSNKDFVGETLDRPVKERVLGTLATTAVSAWLGAQVYRVHEVAETRQVLDMVASIAGHRAPAVARRGLA encoded by the coding sequence ATGCTGCGCTTGGGACGGCGTGAATTCGGGCCGCACGAGCCGGTGATCATGGCGATCGTGAACCGGACCCCGGACTCCTTCTACGACCAGGGCGCGACCTTCCGGGACGAGCCCGCGCTCGCCCGCGTCGAGCAGGCGGTCGCCGAGGGCGCCGCGATCATCGACATCGGCGGGGTCAAGGCGGGCCCCGGCGAGGAGGTCACGGCCGAGGAGGAGGCGCGCCGCACGGTCGGCTTCGTCGCGGAGGTCCGCAGGCGCCACCCCGACGTGGTCATCAGCGTGGACACCTGGCGCGCGGACGTCGGCGAGGCGGTCTGCGAGGCCGGCGCGGACGTCCTGAACGACGCGTGGGGCGGGGTCGACCCGGGGCTCGCCGAGGTCGCCGCGAAGTACGGTGCGGGCCTGGTGTGCACCCACGCGGGCGGCGCGGAGCCTCGGACGCGGCCGCACCGGGTCGAGTACGAGGACGTCATGGCCGACATCCTGCGGGTCACCGTCGGACTCGCGGAGCGCGCGGCCTCGCTCGGGGTGCGGCGGGACGCGATCATGATCGACCCGGGTCACGACTTCGGGAAGAACACCCGGCACAGCCTCGAGGCGACGCGGCGGCTCGGGGAGATGACGGAGACGGGCTGGCCGGTGCTGGTGTCCCTGTCGAACAAGGACTTCGTCGGCGAGACGCTGGACCGGCCGGTGAAGGAGCGGGTCCTCGGGACCCTGGCGACGACCGCCGTGTCGGCGTGGCTGGGCGCCCAGGTGTACCGGGTGCACGAGGTCGCCGAGACGCGGCAGGTGCTGGACATGGTCGCGTCCATCGCGGGCCACCGGGCGCCGGCCGTCGCGCGACGCGGGCTGGCGTAG
- a CDS encoding DNA-3-methyladenine glycosylase I, producing the protein MTAGGAVPGPDGRLRCPWGLSTADYVTYHDEEWGRPVHGDDALFERLCLEAFQSGLSWITILRRREGFRTAFDGFRIASVAEFGDAERERLLADEGIIRNRAKIDATLANAKLLAGWAEGELDELIWSYAPDPETRPAPRTVADVPAVTDESTALSKALKKRGLRFIGPTTAYALMQACGLVDDHVRDCVSRGGGK; encoded by the coding sequence GTGACGGCCGGCGGGGCGGTCCCGGGACCTGACGGGCGGCTGCGCTGCCCCTGGGGCCTGTCGACCGCGGACTACGTGACGTACCACGACGAGGAGTGGGGCCGCCCGGTCCACGGCGACGACGCGCTCTTCGAGCGGCTCTGCCTGGAGGCCTTCCAGTCGGGCCTGTCGTGGATCACGATCCTGCGCCGCCGGGAGGGCTTCAGGACCGCGTTCGACGGCTTCCGGATCGCCTCGGTCGCCGAGTTCGGCGACGCGGAGCGGGAGCGGCTCCTCGCGGACGAGGGCATCATCCGCAACCGCGCCAAGATCGACGCCACCCTGGCCAACGCGAAACTGCTCGCCGGCTGGGCGGAGGGCGAACTCGACGAGCTGATCTGGTCGTACGCCCCCGACCCGGAGACCCGCCCGGCGCCGCGCACGGTCGCGGACGTCCCGGCCGTCACGGACGAGTCCACGGCCCTGTCGAAGGCCCTCAAGAAGCGCGGCCTGCGCTTCATCGGCCCCACCACGGCCTACGCCCTGATGCAGGCCTGCGGCCTGGTCGACGACCACGTACGGGACTGCGTGTCCCGGGGCGGCGGAAAGTAG
- a CDS encoding enoyl-CoA hydratase/isomerase family protein codes for MADTVLYEVSDGLATITLNRPEAMNAMNVAAKVALRDAAETAAADPAVRAVLLTAAGDRAFCVGQDLKEHVGLLMADQDNGTRETMNTVRDHYNPITKALAGMKKPVVAGVNGVAAGAGFGFALAADYRVVADTASFNTSFAGVALTADSGVSWTLPRLIGQSRASDLLLFPRSITAQEAYELGIANRLVPSADLAAEAEKVARTLAQGPTVAYAALKESLAYGTDHSLAEALEKEEELQGLAGASEDHTIAVRAFIAKEKPKYLGR; via the coding sequence ATGGCCGACACGGTGCTGTACGAGGTGAGCGACGGGCTCGCCACCATCACGCTCAACCGCCCCGAGGCCATGAACGCCATGAACGTGGCGGCCAAGGTCGCGCTCCGGGACGCGGCGGAAACGGCCGCCGCGGACCCCGCCGTACGGGCGGTGCTGCTCACCGCGGCCGGCGATCGGGCGTTCTGCGTGGGCCAGGACCTGAAGGAACACGTGGGTCTGCTGATGGCGGACCAGGACAACGGAACCCGCGAGACCATGAACACGGTCCGGGACCACTACAACCCGATCACGAAGGCGCTCGCGGGCATGAAGAAGCCCGTCGTGGCGGGCGTGAACGGCGTCGCGGCGGGGGCCGGCTTCGGCTTCGCGCTGGCGGCGGACTACCGGGTGGTCGCGGACACGGCCTCGTTCAACACCTCCTTCGCGGGCGTCGCGCTCACCGCCGACTCGGGCGTGTCCTGGACGCTGCCCCGCCTGATCGGCCAGAGCAGGGCCTCCGACCTGCTGCTCTTCCCGCGCTCGATCACCGCCCAGGAGGCGTACGAGCTCGGCATCGCGAACCGCCTGGTCCCCTCCGCCGACCTCGCGGCCGAGGCCGAGAAGGTGGCCCGCACCCTCGCACAGGGCCCGACGGTCGCGTACGCGGCCCTGAAGGAGTCCCTCGCCTACGGCACCGACCACTCCCTCGCCGAGGCCCTGGAGAAGGAGGAGGAACTCCAGGGTCTGGCGGGCGCGTCCGAGGACCACACGATCGCGGTCCGCGCCTTCATCGCCAAGGAGAAGCCGAAGTACCTGGGCAGGTGA
- a CDS encoding DUF3117 domain-containing protein has product MAAMKPRTGDGPLEVTKEGRGIVMRVPLEGGGRLVVELTPDEAEALGDALKKVVG; this is encoded by the coding sequence ATGGCGGCCATGAAGCCGCGGACGGGTGACGGCCCGCTCGAGGTGACCAAGGAGGGGCGGGGCATCGTCATGCGCGTTCCGCTCGAAGGCGGCGGTCGGCTTGTCGTCGAGCTGACCCCCGACGAGGCCGAGGCTCTGGGCGACGCCCTGAAGAAGGTCGTCGGCTGA
- a CDS encoding O-methyltransferase yields the protein MRQLRGQERAITANRQTSWSFADAFVAEDDALRWARERAREAGLPSVSPGTGGALRLLAATADAKAVAEIGTGTGVSGIYLLLGMRPDGVLTTVDLQPERQQLAKTAFRAAGFAGNRARFIPGRALDVLPRLADGGYDLVFCDGDRLEYLDYLAESLRLLRPGGLVCFEGVFADGRTVDSGAQPAEVQRVRELLRAVRESQELVPSLLPVGDGLLCAVRRG from the coding sequence TTGCGTCAACTACGGGGACAGGAGAGGGCCATTACCGCCAACCGGCAGACGAGCTGGTCGTTCGCCGACGCCTTTGTCGCCGAGGACGATGCTCTGCGCTGGGCCCGGGAGCGGGCCCGGGAGGCAGGGCTGCCCTCGGTGTCGCCCGGCACCGGCGGGGCGCTGCGCCTGCTCGCGGCGACGGCGGACGCGAAGGCGGTGGCGGAGATCGGCACCGGCACGGGCGTGTCGGGCATCTACCTGCTGCTCGGGATGCGGCCGGACGGCGTCCTGACCACGGTGGACCTCCAGCCGGAGCGGCAGCAGCTGGCGAAGACGGCGTTCCGGGCGGCGGGCTTCGCGGGCAACCGGGCGCGGTTCATCCCCGGCCGCGCCCTGGACGTCCTGCCGCGGCTCGCGGACGGCGGGTACGACCTCGTGTTCTGCGACGGTGACCGTCTCGAGTACCTGGACTACCTCGCTGAATCGTTGCGCCTGCTGAGACCGGGCGGTCTCGTCTGCTTCGAGGGCGTCTTCGCGGACGGCCGTACGGTCGACTCGGGGGCCCAGCCGGCCGAGGTCCAGCGGGTCCGCGAGCTGCTGCGCGCGGTGCGGGAGAGCCAGGAGCTCGTCCCCTCCCTGCTGCCGGTGGGCGACGGCCTGCTGTGTGCGGTACGCCGGGGCTGA
- the sigE gene encoding RNA polymerase sigma factor SigE, which yields MVGAPLDTTRADRGGAAAPVDRGGVLRRLLRSAGEPKSVTDTADRIRTTDSAPTTATFASDAESQAWTPPTWEEIVSTHSGRVYRLAYRLTGNQHDAEDLTQEVFVRVFRSLSTYTPGTFEGWLHRITTNLFLDMVRRKQRIRFDALADDAAERLPSREPSPQQVFNDTHFDADVQQALDTLAPEFRAAVVLCDIEGLSYEEIAATLGVKLGTVRSRIHRGRSHLRKALKHRSPEARAEERALATVGWEAGTA from the coding sequence ATGGTAGGGGCTCCACTGGACACCACCAGAGCCGACAGGGGAGGTGCGGCTGCGCCTGTGGATCGGGGAGGAGTGCTTCGGCGTCTTCTCAGGTCGGCGGGTGAGCCGAAATCCGTGACCGACACCGCTGACCGAATCCGCACCACCGACTCCGCTCCCACCACCGCGACCTTCGCATCGGATGCGGAATCGCAGGCGTGGACTCCGCCCACCTGGGAGGAGATCGTCAGCACGCACAGTGGCCGGGTCTACCGCCTCGCCTACCGCCTCACGGGCAACCAGCACGACGCCGAGGACCTGACCCAGGAGGTCTTCGTCCGCGTCTTCCGCTCGCTGTCGACGTACACGCCGGGCACCTTCGAGGGCTGGCTCCACCGCATCACCACCAACCTCTTCCTCGACATGGTCCGCCGCAAGCAGCGCATCCGTTTCGACGCGCTCGCCGACGACGCCGCCGAGCGGCTGCCCAGCCGTGAGCCCTCGCCGCAGCAGGTGTTCAACGACACCCACTTCGACGCCGACGTGCAGCAGGCCCTCGACACCCTCGCGCCCGAGTTCCGCGCCGCGGTCGTCCTCTGCGACATCGAAGGACTGTCGTACGAGGAGATCGCCGCGACCCTCGGCGTGAAGCTCGGCACCGTCCGCAGCCGCATCCACCGCGGGCGCTCCCACCTGCGCAAGGCCCTCAAGCACCGGTCGCCCGAGGCACGGGCGGAGGAGCGTGCCCTGGCCACCGTCGGATGGGAGGCAGGGACAGCGTGA
- a CDS encoding anti-sigma factor family protein gives MSGTRPTSPTPAEHHLGDRLAALVDGELGHDARERVLAHLATCARCKAEADAQRTLKSVFASAAPPPPSEGFLARLQGLPGGPGEPGGPGGPRGPLEELLGGSGVKSDGFATAAVVTPHPPHPGFRIHDVGDRASGPSGRGRRFAFAAASAVSFAAIALGGTLPLETSVNASGRGGQGTGTAVTPLRATTSGPGGGTAVGRGTRSGERSGAQSLDGTRVTPGAPLSPGAPAGVPHGPVATAAPGTFPAGAVPQDAVRSPATPLSAVRLQGTAPQSLFALSPFIRPTGPALQLAFAPGPSPAPSPAATPLGSPR, from the coding sequence GTGAGCGGCACACGTCCCACGTCACCGACCCCCGCGGAGCACCACCTCGGGGACCGGCTGGCCGCGCTCGTCGACGGCGAGCTCGGCCACGACGCCCGTGAGCGGGTCCTCGCCCACCTCGCGACCTGCGCCCGCTGCAAGGCGGAGGCCGACGCCCAGCGCACCCTCAAGAGCGTCTTCGCGTCGGCGGCCCCTCCGCCGCCCTCGGAAGGATTCCTCGCGCGGCTCCAGGGGTTGCCCGGGGGCCCTGGTGAGCCGGGTGGACCCGGCGGACCCAGAGGACCCCTCGAAGAACTCCTCGGCGGAAGCGGAGTGAAGTCCGACGGCTTCGCCACCGCCGCCGTCGTCACCCCGCACCCCCCGCACCCCGGCTTCCGCATCCACGACGTCGGCGACCGCGCGTCCGGCCCGTCCGGACGCGGGCGGCGCTTCGCCTTCGCGGCGGCCAGCGCCGTCTCGTTCGCGGCCATCGCCCTCGGCGGCACCCTGCCGCTGGAGACCTCGGTGAACGCGAGCGGGCGGGGCGGCCAGGGCACCGGCACCGCGGTCACGCCGCTGCGCGCCACCACCTCGGGTCCCGGCGGCGGCACGGCCGTCGGCCGGGGCACCCGTTCCGGCGAGCGCTCCGGCGCCCAGTCCCTCGACGGTACGCGGGTGACCCCGGGGGCTCCGCTGTCCCCCGGAGCCCCCGCGGGCGTGCCGCACGGACCGGTCGCGACGGCGGCCCCGGGCACGTTCCCGGCGGGCGCCGTCCCGCAGGACGCGGTGCGCTCCCCGGCCACCCCGCTCTCCGCGGTACGGCTCCAGGGCACGGCCCCGCAGTCCCTGTTCGCCCTGTCCCCGTTCATACGGCCGACGGGTCCCGCCCTCCAGCTGGCCTTCGCGCCCGGGCCCAGCCCGGCGCCGAGTCCGGCGGCCACCCCGCTCGGCTCCCCCCGCTGA
- a CDS encoding S1C family serine protease — translation MNNGKPNWWSRPSSAPEAARIPTPPPADEVTDEATAVGTGDVDGDFPLPAPRPTAGTAATSDGGATADGEPGLTHVATPGAPDAPDAADSTTVAAPAHPVGSADSAGTAAVGPDVAEPASVEPATATASVEAPPPPAAVALTKGEIPVDGPPATAAQAAPQPLHAPDEYRTPPYGEPGPWAPAPPVQRPPAPVPPQQTHVPPQPQPHGQPVPPQPQPHGQPVPLQPQPHGQPGAPWVQYDPWGGGGGLPPAPARKSRKGLAVAGALVFALVTGVIGGGIGAYVERNGGITTVELPQAGSGETDRAPDSVAGIAASALPGVVTLHVKGGGSSGTGTGFVLDTKGHILTNNHVVDAAESSKDITVTFSSGETARAKLVGKDTGYDLAVVQVTGVSGLKPLPLGNSDNVRVGDPVVAIGAPFDLSNTVTSGIISAKERPITAGGEKGDGSDISYVDALQTDAPINPGNSGGPLLDSKGQVIGINSAIRAAGGGSGEGEGGSASQPGSIGLGFAIPINQGKRVAEELINTGKATHPVIGVSLDMQFNGDGARVGEKGKDGSASVTPGGPAAKAGLLPGDVITKVDGQRVHNGEELIVKIRAHRPGDRLELTLTRNGKELTKTLTLGSSQGT, via the coding sequence ATGAACAACGGGAAGCCGAACTGGTGGAGCCGGCCGTCGAGCGCACCGGAGGCGGCACGGATACCCACGCCGCCTCCGGCCGACGAGGTCACGGACGAGGCCACCGCCGTCGGTACCGGTGACGTCGACGGCGACTTCCCGCTGCCCGCGCCACGGCCGACGGCGGGCACGGCAGCCACCTCTGACGGGGGCGCCACCGCCGACGGCGAACCCGGCCTGACGCATGTCGCCACCCCGGGTGCGCCGGACGCGCCCGATGCCGCCGACTCGACCACCGTGGCCGCGCCGGCCCACCCGGTCGGTTCGGCTGACTCGGCGGGCACCGCCGCGGTCGGCCCGGACGTGGCCGAGCCCGCCTCCGTGGAGCCCGCCACCGCCACCGCCTCCGTCGAGGCACCCCCGCCCCCGGCCGCCGTCGCGCTGACCAAGGGCGAAATTCCCGTGGACGGTCCTCCGGCGACGGCCGCGCAGGCCGCGCCGCAGCCGCTGCACGCGCCCGACGAGTACCGGACCCCGCCCTACGGCGAGCCCGGTCCCTGGGCGCCCGCGCCGCCCGTGCAGCGGCCCCCGGCGCCCGTACCGCCGCAGCAGACCCACGTACCCCCGCAGCCCCAGCCGCACGGTCAGCCCGTGCCCCCGCAGCCTCAGCCGCACGGTCAGCCTGTGCCCTTGCAGCCGCAGCCGCACGGGCAGCCCGGCGCGCCCTGGGTGCAGTACGACCCCTGGGGAGGCGGCGGGGGGCTTCCGCCCGCGCCCGCCAGGAAGTCCCGCAAGGGGCTCGCCGTCGCCGGGGCGCTCGTCTTCGCGCTCGTCACCGGAGTCATCGGCGGCGGCATCGGCGCGTACGTCGAGCGGAACGGCGGGATCACCACCGTCGAACTGCCCCAGGCGGGCTCCGGGGAGACCGACCGCGCCCCGGACAGCGTCGCCGGCATCGCGGCCAGCGCCCTGCCCGGCGTGGTCACCCTGCACGTCAAGGGCGGTGGCTCCTCCGGCACCGGCACTGGCTTCGTGCTCGACACCAAGGGCCACATCCTCACCAACAACCACGTCGTCGACGCCGCCGAGTCCTCCAAGGACATCACGGTGACCTTCTCCAGCGGCGAGACCGCCCGCGCCAAGCTCGTCGGCAAGGACACCGGTTACGACCTGGCCGTCGTCCAGGTCACCGGCGTCTCCGGCCTCAAGCCGCTGCCGCTCGGCAACTCCGACAACGTCCGCGTCGGCGACCCCGTCGTCGCCATCGGCGCCCCCTTCGACCTCTCCAACACGGTCACCTCCGGCATCATCAGCGCCAAGGAGCGCCCGATCACCGCGGGCGGCGAGAAGGGCGACGGCAGCGACATCAGCTACGTCGACGCGCTGCAGACCGACGCCCCCATCAACCCCGGCAACTCCGGCGGTCCGCTCCTCGACTCCAAGGGCCAGGTCATCGGCATCAACAGCGCGATCCGCGCGGCCGGCGGCGGCTCCGGCGAGGGCGAGGGCGGCAGCGCCTCCCAGCCCGGCTCCATCGGTCTCGGCTTCGCCATACCGATCAACCAGGGCAAGCGCGTCGCCGAGGAGCTCATCAACACCGGCAAGGCCACCCACCCGGTCATCGGTGTGAGCCTCGACATGCAGTTCAACGGCGACGGCGCCCGCGTCGGCGAGAAGGGCAAGGACGGCTCCGCGTCCGTCACGCCCGGCGGCCCGGCCGCGAAGGCGGGGCTGCTGCCCGGCGACGTCATCACCAAGGTCGACGGCCAGCGCGTGCACAACGGCGAGGAGCTGATCGTGAAGATCCGCGCGCACCGCCCCGGCGACCGGCTGGAGCTCACCCTGACCCGCAACGGCAAAGAGCTGACAAAGACGTTGACGCTCGGCTCCTCGCAGGGCACCTGA
- a CDS encoding sec-independent translocase, producing the protein MFSDIGALELVTLVVLAVLVFGPDKLPKVIQDVSRFIRKVREFSDSAKQDIRSELGPDFKDFEFEDLNPKTFLRKQMEQNEDLRELKELRGSFDLKKEMNEVADAVHGRETPSAVNGSAGAVAAANGTPDLLKKQDKPDTSERPPYDSDAT; encoded by the coding sequence GTGTTCAGCGACATAGGCGCACTCGAGCTGGTGACGCTCGTGGTCCTCGCCGTGCTCGTCTTCGGGCCGGACAAGCTCCCGAAGGTCATCCAGGACGTCTCGCGTTTCATCCGGAAGGTCCGCGAGTTCTCCGACAGCGCGAAGCAGGACATCCGCAGCGAGCTCGGACCGGACTTCAAGGACTTCGAGTTCGAGGACCTCAACCCCAAGACGTTCCTGCGCAAGCAGATGGAGCAGAACGAGGACCTCAGGGAGCTCAAGGAGCTGCGCGGCAGCTTCGACCTCAAGAAGGAGATGAACGAGGTCGCCGACGCGGTCCACGGCCGTGAGACGCCCTCGGCCGTCAACGGCTCCGCCGGTGCCGTCGCCGCCGCCAACGGCACCCCGGACCTGCTGAAGAAGCAGGACAAGCCGGACACTTCCGAGCGTCCGCCGTACGACTCCGACGCGACCTGA